One window from the genome of Haladaptatus paucihalophilus DX253 encodes:
- a CDS encoding universal stress protein, translated as MYHVLLAVDETESRAVAQANAIIDLSEAKADVRVTLLHSFTDNPSGASAPQVTGVRRAKDALEAAKIETDIVEASGNPADTILDVAEDRNVNCICVGGRKRSPAGKALFGSVAQSVILTAKRPVLVAGEGQR; from the coding sequence ATGTATCACGTCCTACTTGCGGTGGACGAGACCGAATCGCGCGCGGTGGCGCAGGCGAATGCTATCATCGACCTCTCCGAGGCGAAGGCCGACGTACGGGTCACGCTTCTCCATTCCTTTACCGACAATCCGAGTGGTGCCTCTGCACCACAGGTAACGGGCGTCCGACGAGCGAAGGATGCCCTCGAAGCCGCCAAGATCGAGACCGACATCGTCGAAGCGAGCGGAAACCCGGCGGACACAATCCTCGATGTCGCCGAAGATCGTAACGTCAATTGTATCTGCGTTGGTGGGCGTAAACGCTCACCAGCAGGAAAAGCCCTGTTCGGCAGCGTCGCTCAGTCGGTCATCCTGACCGCGAAGCGTCCCGTACTCGTCGCAGGCGAGGGTCAGCGGTAG
- a CDS encoding ABC transporter ATP-binding protein yields the protein MSLLDTEGLTKEFGGLVAVDDVDLEIHENESVSVIGPNGAGKSTLINLITRMLDPTAGDIRFKGESITGLEPHDVVQSGISKSFQTASIFPDLTVEENARIAALAAEHGAFRFNFLRHQRRYSEVDKLTRRTLDSVGLLGQREAPAADLPYGDKRRLEIGIALASEPDLLLMDEPTAGMSPEETHATVDLIERVKEELGLTILLVEHDMEIVFNVSDRIIVLNRGRVITQGTPDEVQGHPEVQEAYLGGVEL from the coding sequence ATGTCGCTCTTGGATACCGAGGGTCTCACCAAGGAATTCGGGGGCCTCGTGGCCGTCGATGACGTTGACCTCGAGATTCACGAAAACGAGAGCGTCAGCGTCATCGGCCCGAACGGAGCGGGAAAGTCCACGCTCATCAACCTCATCACGCGGATGCTCGACCCGACGGCGGGCGATATTCGATTCAAAGGAGAGTCGATAACCGGACTCGAACCCCACGACGTCGTTCAGTCCGGAATCAGTAAATCGTTCCAAACCGCGTCCATCTTCCCCGACCTGACCGTCGAGGAAAACGCTCGTATCGCCGCACTCGCCGCCGAACACGGGGCGTTCAGGTTCAATTTCCTCCGTCACCAGCGACGGTATTCCGAGGTTGACAAGCTGACCCGCCGAACGCTGGATTCGGTCGGGTTACTCGGTCAACGGGAGGCTCCCGCCGCGGACCTGCCGTACGGGGACAAACGCCGCCTCGAAATCGGCATCGCGCTGGCGAGCGAACCCGACCTCCTGTTGATGGACGAACCTACGGCCGGGATGTCGCCCGAGGAGACACACGCCACCGTGGACCTCATCGAGCGCGTCAAGGAGGAACTCGGCCTCACCATCCTGCTGGTCGAACACGACATGGAGATCGTGTTCAACGTCTCCGACCGTATCATCGTGCTGAACCGTGGACGCGTCATCACGCAAGGGACGCCCGACGAGGTACAGGGCCATCCGGAGGTTCAGGAGGCGTATCTCGGAGGCGTCGAGCTATGA
- a CDS encoding nucleotide exchange factor GrpE encodes MTEEEAAQTVDEEPADEESPADGDATGDETPDEDVLGPETTSLVARVAVEDESLAADVEDRLVALESERRELDEEVDDLEARLRRNRADFKNYKKRAKKRQKQLEKRATEDLIERLIDVRDNLRRAVEDEHEDVESLREGVELTLRELDRVFEDENVSQIHPESGEEVDPQRHEVMLRVESDHPEDTIADVYQPGYEMADKVLQAAQVTVSDGSGDDE; translated from the coding sequence ATGACCGAGGAGGAGGCCGCCCAAACGGTAGACGAAGAGCCAGCCGACGAGGAATCCCCGGCCGACGGAGACGCGACAGGGGACGAGACGCCGGACGAGGACGTTCTCGGACCGGAAACCACGAGCCTCGTCGCGCGCGTCGCCGTCGAGGACGAGAGCCTCGCCGCCGACGTGGAAGACCGCCTCGTAGCACTCGAATCGGAGCGCCGGGAACTCGACGAGGAGGTAGACGACCTCGAAGCGCGCCTGCGGCGCAACCGTGCAGACTTCAAGAACTACAAGAAGCGCGCGAAAAAGCGCCAGAAACAGCTCGAAAAGCGCGCGACCGAGGACCTCATCGAACGACTCATCGACGTCCGGGACAACCTCCGCCGGGCGGTCGAAGACGAACACGAGGACGTCGAAAGCTTGCGCGAGGGCGTCGAACTCACCCTGCGCGAACTCGACCGCGTGTTCGAGGACGAGAACGTCTCGCAAATCCACCCGGAGTCCGGCGAGGAAGTGGACCCGCAACGCCACGAGGTGATGCTTCGCGTCGAGAGCGACCACCCGGAGGACACCATCGCCGACGTGTACCAACCCGGCTACGAGATGGCCGATAAGGTTCTGCAAGCCGCGCAAGTCACCGTCAGCGACGGCAGCGGAGACGACGAGTAA
- a CDS encoding cbb3-type cytochrome c oxidase subunit I, giving the protein MAATGQIALTVVMGVFLLAVASFLARIEDWRSYTPLSSGGYGYAESTGQAHNEKPAGIIRWFTTVDHKDIGILYGTFGLISFAWGGIAVLLMRTELLTPNADLFNANLYNSLLTTHGITMLFLFGTPVLAAFSNYFIPLLIGADDMAFPRINAIAFWLLPPAAILIWIGFPLFMFAGIEPAQTSWTMYTPLSSCGPSAAAAGASCQAQVSPATDMMLLGLHLSGVSATMGAINFIATIFSERGEDVGWPDLDIFSWTILTQSGLILFAFPLLGSALIMLLLDRNFGTTFFAANGGGPVMWQHLFWFFGHPEVYILILPPMGLVSLILPKFAGRKLFGFKFVVYSTLAIGVLSFGVWAHHMFATGIDPRIRASFMAVTMAIAIPSAVKTFNWITTMWNGRLRLTAPMLFCIGFVSNFIIGGVTGVFLGSIPLDLVLHDTYYVVGHFHYMVMGAIAVGAFAGFYYWFPIYTGKMYQKSLAHAHFWLTMIGTNVTFFAMLFLGYGGMPRRYATYLPQFTTWHQVATVGAFILGIGQFIFVWNIAQSWLEGPPAPADPWDLGEDGMLTKEWDWFAKKQETALTDGGEEPSDE; this is encoded by the coding sequence ATGGCAGCTACTGGGCAGATAGCTCTCACCGTAGTCATGGGAGTGTTTTTGCTGGCGGTCGCTTCGTTCCTCGCACGGATCGAGGACTGGCGGTCTTATACACCTCTCAGCAGCGGGGGCTACGGGTACGCAGAATCGACCGGGCAGGCGCATAACGAGAAGCCTGCCGGAATCATTCGTTGGTTTACGACGGTAGACCACAAGGACATCGGCATCCTGTACGGGACCTTCGGCCTCATCTCCTTCGCGTGGGGTGGCATCGCGGTGCTCCTCATGCGGACGGAACTGTTGACGCCGAACGCGGACCTATTCAACGCGAACCTGTACAACAGCCTGCTGACGACGCACGGCATCACGATGCTGTTCCTGTTCGGGACGCCCGTCCTGGCGGCGTTCTCGAACTACTTCATCCCGCTCCTCATCGGAGCGGACGACATGGCGTTCCCGCGCATCAACGCCATCGCCTTCTGGCTGCTACCGCCCGCGGCGATACTCATCTGGATCGGCTTCCCGCTCTTCATGTTCGCCGGTATCGAACCGGCACAGACGAGCTGGACGATGTACACGCCGCTCTCGTCCTGTGGCCCGTCCGCCGCAGCGGCGGGCGCGAGCTGTCAGGCACAGGTCAGTCCGGCGACGGACATGATGCTGCTCGGCCTGCACCTCTCCGGTGTCAGCGCCACCATGGGTGCCATCAACTTCATCGCCACCATCTTCAGCGAGCGCGGCGAGGACGTCGGATGGCCGGACCTCGACATCTTCTCGTGGACCATCCTCACACAGTCGGGTCTCATCCTGTTCGCGTTCCCGCTTCTCGGCAGCGCGCTCATCATGCTCCTGCTCGACCGTAACTTCGGAACCACGTTCTTCGCGGCGAACGGTGGCGGACCGGTCATGTGGCAACACCTGTTCTGGTTCTTCGGACACCCGGAGGTGTACATCCTCATCCTGCCGCCGATGGGACTCGTCAGTCTCATCCTGCCGAAGTTCGCGGGTCGGAAGCTGTTCGGGTTCAAGTTCGTCGTCTACTCGACGCTCGCCATCGGCGTCCTCTCGTTCGGTGTGTGGGCCCACCACATGTTCGCAACGGGTATCGACCCGCGCATTCGTGCGAGCTTCATGGCGGTGACGATGGCAATCGCGATACCGAGCGCAGTCAAGACGTTCAACTGGATCACGACGATGTGGAACGGTCGGCTCCGGTTGACCGCGCCGATGCTGTTCTGTATCGGCTTCGTCTCCAACTTCATCATCGGAGGCGTGACGGGCGTCTTCCTCGGGTCGATTCCGCTCGACCTCGTGCTCCACGACACCTACTACGTCGTCGGTCACTTCCACTACATGGTGATGGGTGCCATCGCCGTGGGAGCCTTCGCAGGCTTCTACTACTGGTTCCCGATTTACACCGGTAAGATGTACCAGAAGTCGCTCGCCCACGCACACTTCTGGCTGACGATGATCGGGACGAACGTGACGTTCTTCGCCATGCTGTTCCTCGGCTACGGCGGCATGCCCCGCCGGTACGCGACCTACCTGCCGCAGTTCACGACGTGGCATCAGGTCGCCACGGTCGGTGCGTTCATCCTCGGTATCGGCCAGTTCATCTTCGTCTGGAACATCGCCCAGTCGTGGCTCGAAGGCCCACCGGCCCCCGCCGACCCGTGGGACCTCGGCGAGGACGGAATGCTCACGAAGGAGTGGGACTGGTTCGCAAAGAAGCAGGAAACCGCTCTCACCGACGGCGGCGAAGAACCCTCTGACGAGTAG
- a CDS encoding thioredoxin family protein: protein MSETSSSDALFDILVDEGVVIENGTVALTDDFEHRWSIYYDTYASITPEAFAESIAETFHISRDEALNSGVTRAGFSYYLALRAHLDGEYTEGELGLMSEMVAEVGPSSPVPDGVNHLSDDTYRDFLETHPACIVSVWKRDCEPCEAVAAKLPELRAGIPDDVAFAGIDGDDVVAFRREFEVTEAPSFLCFRDGEYRETVTGAIGTDALVESLREVYD, encoded by the coding sequence GTGTCTGAAACCAGTAGTTCGGATGCGCTGTTCGACATCCTCGTCGATGAGGGCGTAGTTATCGAGAACGGCACCGTCGCGCTGACGGACGACTTTGAGCACCGCTGGTCGATATATTACGACACCTACGCGAGCATCACGCCCGAGGCGTTCGCGGAGAGCATCGCCGAGACGTTCCACATCTCACGTGACGAGGCTCTCAATAGCGGCGTAACTCGCGCTGGATTCAGCTACTACCTCGCGCTCCGTGCCCATTTGGACGGGGAGTACACGGAAGGGGAGCTGGGACTGATGTCCGAAATGGTCGCCGAAGTCGGCCCGTCGTCGCCGGTTCCCGACGGGGTGAACCACCTCTCCGACGATACGTATCGGGACTTCCTGGAAACGCATCCCGCCTGTATCGTCTCGGTCTGGAAACGAGACTGCGAACCGTGCGAGGCCGTCGCCGCCAAACTACCCGAACTTCGGGCAGGAATCCCCGACGACGTAGCGTTCGCCGGTATCGACGGAGACGACGTTGTGGCGTTCCGACGCGAATTTGAGGTGACGGAGGCCCCATCGTTCCTCTGCTTCCGGGACGGTGAGTACCGGGAGACGGTAACGGGAGCCATCGGAACCGACGCGTTGGTAGAGTCGCTTCGGGAAGTGTACGACTGA
- a CDS encoding DUF7541 family protein, translated as MDEQPGLSDQYRKSSPWPLFVAFGLALFETGIVMANFLFPIAVGGMLMFVGSIVGILRESEYISDPWKALVAASVVSFVIGGVIWQTTQGSVQLRGTAILIGAGVLLIGGIAGSLWQPEPI; from the coding sequence ATGGACGAGCAACCGGGACTTTCCGATCAGTACCGAAAATCCAGTCCGTGGCCGCTGTTCGTCGCGTTCGGTCTCGCGCTGTTCGAGACCGGTATCGTGATGGCGAACTTCCTCTTTCCCATCGCCGTCGGTGGCATGTTGATGTTCGTCGGTAGCATCGTCGGCATTCTCCGCGAGTCGGAGTACATCAGCGACCCGTGGAAGGCGCTCGTCGCCGCATCCGTCGTGTCGTTCGTCATCGGTGGCGTCATCTGGCAGACGACACAGGGGTCCGTCCAGCTTCGTGGGACGGCGATTCTCATCGGCGCGGGCGTCCTCCTCATCGGGGGCATCGCGGGGTCGCTCTGGCAACCGGAACCCATCTGA
- a CDS encoding ABC transporter ATP-binding protein produces the protein MSLLSLEDVNAYYGESHILRDVTMRVEEGEVCALLGRNGAGKTTTLRSIAGARPPDVRGGAVRFRDEDITTMEPEDISTRGISLVPEERRVFPNLSVEENLHLAEVVHNKSNTVGRSIPQVEHVGMTTEDVYDEFERLRERQTQKAGTLSGGEQQMLAIARALKQNTDLLMLDEPYEGLAPQIIANVEDAIRRISETGTTILLVEQNAAAAIKLADRCYVVDQGKIVFDGTAAELRGDDETRERYLGV, from the coding sequence ATGAGTCTGCTCAGCCTCGAAGACGTGAACGCCTACTACGGGGAAAGCCACATCTTGCGGGATGTGACCATGCGAGTCGAGGAAGGCGAGGTGTGTGCACTCCTCGGGCGTAACGGCGCGGGCAAGACGACGACGCTCCGAAGTATCGCCGGCGCACGTCCGCCGGACGTGCGCGGCGGGGCGGTTCGATTCAGGGACGAGGACATCACCACGATGGAACCGGAGGACATCTCCACACGAGGCATCTCGCTCGTTCCCGAAGAACGTCGCGTCTTCCCCAACCTCTCCGTCGAGGAGAACCTCCACCTCGCGGAGGTCGTTCACAACAAGTCGAACACGGTCGGACGGTCGATACCGCAGGTCGAACACGTCGGCATGACGACGGAGGACGTGTACGACGAGTTCGAGCGCCTACGGGAACGACAGACCCAGAAAGCCGGAACGCTGTCCGGCGGCGAACAGCAGATGCTCGCCATCGCGCGGGCGCTGAAACAGAACACCGACCTGTTGATGTTGGACGAACCGTACGAGGGGTTGGCGCCGCAGATAATCGCCAACGTGGAAGACGCCATTCGACGCATCAGCGAGACAGGAACGACTATCCTGCTGGTCGAACAAAACGCGGCGGCCGCTATCAAACTCGCCGACCGATGCTACGTCGTAGACCAAGGGAAGATCGTTTTCGACGGAACCGCGGCCGAACTCCGCGGCGACGACGAAACGAGGGAGCGATACCTTGGTGTCTGA
- a CDS encoding MFS transporter — protein MSGETSGGSLRLFRNREFIALAGTAFARSQAYSTILIALALYADMFHTTSTVEGLFGTAFAVVQLLIVLPLGRYIDIRDSKRILLIGLFLNVLVFVGFSFVETVEHVILMRVLQGTAASILWLTGTTVVGEISDDGSRGLWIGTYNQVGAFSSLFGDIFGGLLLYLYGFETTYAALSLITIGAFLAVFFFLRDNPGGRTDPEDASSRETFETLLGRSAIKALVFFRLSFSVGKMAVITFLPIYAYTQFDINPFVVGGIMAGGKLTKSLTQGKVGDWTDRVGEKYKFILAGALVYALGTALIPFAGLAEDYIPGMTVSAFGAEMALPGAFFVLFAAYAVLGVGDSLRLPASMALFVEEGEQFEAVGSSLSLRSIAWKVGQVGGPVFIGAIWDATSVFVAFWAASGFIIVSSAVFAVLYSTEPAPGEHVDAVGGD, from the coding sequence GTGTCGGGAGAGACGAGTGGCGGGTCGCTCCGCCTGTTTCGAAACCGCGAGTTCATCGCATTGGCGGGCACCGCATTCGCCCGGAGTCAGGCGTATTCGACCATTCTCATCGCACTGGCGCTGTACGCCGACATGTTCCACACGACGAGCACCGTCGAAGGGCTGTTCGGAACCGCGTTCGCGGTGGTACAACTCCTCATCGTGCTCCCGCTCGGGCGGTACATCGACATCCGCGACTCCAAGCGCATCCTGCTCATCGGACTGTTCCTCAACGTCCTCGTCTTCGTCGGCTTCAGCTTCGTCGAGACGGTCGAACACGTCATCCTGATGCGCGTGTTGCAGGGCACCGCCGCGAGCATCCTCTGGCTGACCGGGACGACCGTCGTCGGCGAGATTAGCGACGACGGGTCCCGCGGGCTTTGGATCGGGACGTACAATCAGGTCGGCGCGTTCTCCAGCCTGTTCGGCGATATCTTCGGCGGACTGCTGTTGTACCTGTACGGCTTCGAGACCACCTACGCCGCCCTGAGCCTCATCACCATCGGCGCGTTTCTCGCCGTGTTCTTCTTCCTCCGGGACAACCCCGGCGGGCGGACGGACCCGGAGGATGCGAGCAGTCGGGAAACGTTCGAAACCCTCCTCGGGCGGTCGGCCATCAAGGCGCTCGTGTTCTTCCGCCTCTCGTTCAGCGTCGGGAAGATGGCCGTCATCACCTTCCTCCCCATCTACGCCTACACGCAGTTCGACATCAACCCCTTCGTCGTCGGCGGCATCATGGCGGGCGGAAAGCTAACGAAGTCGCTCACGCAGGGCAAAGTCGGCGACTGGACCGACCGCGTCGGGGAGAAGTACAAATTTATTCTCGCGGGCGCGCTCGTGTACGCGCTCGGGACGGCACTCATTCCGTTCGCGGGACTGGCAGAGGACTACATACCGGGAATGACCGTCTCCGCGTTCGGCGCCGAGATGGCGCTTCCGGGGGCGTTTTTCGTCCTCTTTGCGGCCTACGCTGTGCTCGGTGTCGGCGACAGTCTCCGTCTCCCGGCGAGCATGGCACTGTTCGTCGAGGAGGGGGAGCAGTTCGAGGCCGTCGGGTCCAGCCTCTCGCTTCGTTCCATCGCCTGGAAGGTCGGGCAGGTCGGCGGTCCCGTGTTCATCGGCGCGATTTGGGACGCGACGAGCGTTTTCGTCGCGTTCTGGGCGGCGTCGGGGTTCATCATCGTCTCGTCGGCCGTCTTCGCGGTCCTCTACAGCACCGAACCCGCGCCCGGCGAACACGTCGATGCCGTGGGCGGGGACTGA
- a CDS encoding DUF6684 family protein: MAESVFDKETLLDLTVNIIPLGILAFFLILFVGFSAWGGSTLVGAVSLGLVIVPFALLALLTYIAALKIEATGGT; this comes from the coding sequence ATGGCAGAAAGTGTCTTCGACAAAGAAACACTCCTCGACCTCACCGTCAACATAATCCCGCTCGGGATTCTGGCGTTCTTCCTGATACTCTTCGTCGGATTCAGTGCGTGGGGCGGTAGCACCCTCGTCGGAGCCGTCAGCTTGGGTCTCGTCATCGTCCCGTTCGCGCTCCTCGCCCTGTTAACGTATATCGCGGCACTGAAAATCGAGGCCACGGGCGGAACCTAA
- a CDS encoding DUF7344 domain-containing protein, producing the protein MSRGTVGSVLASLPERRNRYVLYSLACHAETAPIELEVLVRDVAAWERNETTASVSDDAFETVLEDLSQTRLPTLSYRGLVEFDPLSGLVGRPSYSTLANVLLDWLARIELASRF; encoded by the coding sequence ATGTCTCGGGGAACAGTCGGTTCGGTACTCGCCAGCCTGCCCGAGCGTCGCAACCGGTACGTCCTCTACTCGCTCGCCTGCCACGCCGAAACCGCGCCGATAGAACTGGAAGTCCTCGTCAGGGATGTCGCGGCGTGGGAACGGAACGAAACCACCGCGTCAGTTTCCGACGACGCGTTCGAGACGGTCCTCGAAGACTTGTCACAGACGCGACTACCGACGCTCTCATACCGTGGCTTGGTCGAGTTCGACCCGCTGAGCGGGTTGGTCGGCCGCCCCTCGTATTCCACGCTCGCAAACGTCCTCCTCGATTGGCTCGCCCGCATCGAACTCGCGTCCCGTTTCTGA
- a CDS encoding branched-chain amino acid ABC transporter permease — MNDETSEPTTEDGPSLIESDVASTLDRFGSSERSIVGLTVLAVAVFPWLFVRAPVISGLFRGYQSLASLILIWGIFALGFNLLLGYTGLLSFGHAAFWGGAAYAAGIFSASVSGSPVLMVLFGTLFAVLLAWILGFVSLRRGGIYFSILTLAFGQMAYYLALSPLQGLTNGENGFTDVDVGNLFGFLDAFSAFESIPLGTPVPLLGDWLYVFVGAITVLCVAAVVRILHSPYGLVFKAIRENEQRASFVGLNVWRYKLMAFILSGAFAGVAGSLFVVHGSYVPVESLYWTTSGEIVVMTVLGGVGSMVGPMLGAGLYLYVENVVSGDPAIQPYWHLILGLIFVAVIALFPEGIWGIVGRVRETFSAPSTDAEQGGEN, encoded by the coding sequence ATGAACGACGAAACGTCCGAGCCGACGACCGAAGATGGCCCCTCGCTGATCGAATCGGACGTCGCTTCGACGCTGGACCGATTCGGCAGCAGCGAACGCTCCATCGTCGGCCTCACCGTGCTCGCCGTCGCCGTTTTCCCGTGGCTGTTCGTCCGTGCGCCGGTCATCAGCGGCCTCTTTCGGGGCTATCAGTCGCTGGCATCGCTCATCCTCATCTGGGGAATCTTCGCGCTCGGGTTCAACCTGCTCCTCGGTTACACGGGGCTGCTGTCGTTCGGTCACGCCGCCTTCTGGGGCGGTGCGGCGTACGCCGCCGGAATCTTCAGCGCCAGCGTAAGCGGCAGTCCGGTGCTCATGGTGCTGTTCGGAACCCTGTTCGCCGTGCTACTGGCGTGGATACTCGGCTTCGTCTCGCTGCGGCGCGGTGGCATCTACTTCTCCATCCTGACGCTCGCGTTCGGCCAGATGGCCTACTATCTTGCCCTTTCGCCCCTTCAAGGATTGACGAACGGGGAAAACGGGTTCACCGACGTGGACGTGGGGAACCTCTTCGGATTCCTCGATGCGTTCTCGGCGTTCGAGTCGATTCCACTCGGTACGCCGGTCCCACTGCTCGGCGACTGGCTCTACGTGTTCGTCGGGGCCATCACCGTCCTCTGCGTCGCCGCCGTCGTTCGAATCCTCCATTCGCCGTACGGACTTGTGTTCAAGGCGATTCGGGAGAACGAGCAACGCGCATCGTTCGTCGGATTGAACGTCTGGCGCTACAAGCTGATGGCGTTCATCCTCTCGGGCGCGTTCGCCGGTGTCGCCGGGAGCCTCTTCGTCGTTCACGGCTCGTACGTTCCCGTCGAATCGCTGTACTGGACGACGAGCGGTGAAATCGTCGTCATGACCGTCCTCGGCGGGGTCGGGTCGATGGTCGGCCCGATGCTCGGTGCCGGGCTTTATCTCTACGTGGAGAACGTCGTCAGCGGCGACCCCGCGATTCAACCGTACTGGCACCTCATCCTCGGGCTCATCTTCGTCGCCGTTATCGCTCTCTTCCCCGAGGGAATCTGGGGTATCGTAGGGCGGGTTCGCGAAACGTTCTCGGCACCGTCAACCGACGCCGAACAGGGAGGTGAGAACTGA
- the dnaK gene encoding molecular chaperone DnaK, translating to MTSNKILGIDLGTTNSAFAVMEGGDPEIIVNGEGDRTTPSIVAFSDDGERLVGKPAKNQAVQNPEKTIQSIKRHMGDDDYTVEIEDEEYTPEQISAMILQKIKRDAEEYLGDDIAKAVITVPAYFNDKQRQATKDAGEIAGFDVERIVNEPTAASMAYGLDDDTDQTVLVYDLGGGTFDVSILDLGGGVYEVVATNGDNDLGGDDWDHAIIDYLADDFESNHGIDLRDDRQALQRLKDAAEEAKIELSSRKETDINLPFITATDNGPVHLENSLTRAKFESLTSDLIDRTVEPTEQALSDAGYEKSDIDEVILVGGSTRMPQVSEKVEELTGQEPKKNVNPDEAVALGAAIQGGVLSGDVDDIVLLDVTPLSLGIEVKGGLFERLIDKNTTIPTEESKVFTTAADNQTSVQVRVFQGEREIANQNELLGEFHLAGIPPAPAGTPQIEVSFNIDENGIVNVSAEDHGSGNSEEITIEGGAGLSDEEIEQMQEEAEQHAEEDKERRELIEARNAAEGAVQRAETLLEENEENIDDDLESDIRDEIDVVQETLEDDDASKEDLEDATESLSKSLQEIGKQMYQQQEQAQQAGAAGPGGMGGGMGGGANPGAGAGAEGGADDADEYVDADFEDVDDDE from the coding sequence ATGACGAGCAACAAGATACTGGGCATCGACCTCGGTACCACGAACAGCGCGTTCGCGGTCATGGAGGGTGGCGACCCGGAAATCATCGTCAACGGCGAGGGCGACCGGACCACGCCGTCCATCGTCGCGTTCTCCGACGACGGTGAGCGTCTGGTCGGAAAACCGGCGAAGAACCAGGCGGTTCAGAACCCGGAGAAGACGATTCAGTCCATCAAGCGGCACATGGGCGACGACGATTACACCGTCGAAATCGAGGACGAAGAGTACACGCCGGAGCAGATTTCGGCGATGATCCTCCAGAAGATCAAGCGAGACGCCGAGGAGTATCTCGGCGACGACATCGCCAAGGCGGTCATCACCGTTCCCGCGTACTTCAACGACAAGCAGCGACAGGCGACGAAGGACGCCGGTGAAATCGCCGGCTTCGACGTGGAACGCATCGTCAACGAACCGACGGCGGCGTCGATGGCGTACGGGCTGGACGACGACACGGACCAGACCGTCCTCGTCTACGACCTCGGTGGCGGGACGTTCGACGTTTCCATCCTCGACCTCGGCGGCGGCGTCTACGAAGTGGTCGCCACGAACGGGGACAACGACCTCGGTGGCGACGACTGGGACCACGCTATCATCGACTACCTCGCCGACGACTTCGAGTCGAACCACGGCATCGACCTCCGCGACGACCGACAGGCGCTCCAGCGCCTGAAGGACGCGGCTGAAGAGGCGAAGATCGAACTGTCGAGCCGCAAGGAGACGGACATCAACCTCCCGTTCATCACGGCGACCGACAACGGCCCGGTGCACTTGGAAAACAGCCTGACCCGCGCCAAGTTCGAGTCCCTGACGAGCGACCTCATCGACCGCACGGTCGAACCGACCGAGCAGGCCCTGTCGGACGCGGGCTACGAGAAGAGCGACATCGACGAGGTTATCCTCGTCGGTGGGTCCACCCGCATGCCGCAGGTATCCGAGAAGGTCGAGGAGCTCACCGGACAGGAGCCGAAGAAGAACGTCAACCCCGACGAAGCCGTCGCGCTCGGCGCGGCGATTCAGGGCGGCGTCCTCTCCGGCGACGTGGACGACATCGTGTTGCTCGACGTGACGCCGCTTTCCCTCGGTATCGAGGTGAAGGGTGGCCTGTTCGAGCGCCTCATCGACAAGAACACGACCATCCCGACCGAGGAGTCGAAGGTGTTCACCACCGCGGCGGACAACCAGACTTCGGTGCAGGTCCGCGTCTTCCAGGGTGAGCGCGAAATCGCCAACCAGAACGAACTGCTCGGCGAGTTCCACCTCGCGGGCATCCCGCCCGCGCCCGCCGGAACCCCGCAGATCGAGGTGTCGTTCAACATCGACGAGAACGGCATCGTCAACGTCTCCGCCGAGGACCACGGCTCCGGCAACAGCGAGGAGATCACCATCGAAGGCGGTGCCGGTCTCTCGGACGAGGAGATAGAGCAGATGCAGGAAGAGGCGGAACAGCACGCCGAAGAGGACAAGGAGCGCCGCGAACTCATCGAGGCGCGCAACGCCGCCGAAGGCGCCGTTCAGCGCGCCGAGACGCTCCTCGAAGAGAACGAGGAGAACATCGACGACGACCTCGAATCGGACATCCGCGACGAAATCGACGTCGTTCAGGAGACGCTCGAAGACGACGACGCGTCGAAGGAGGACCTCGAAGACGCGACCGAGAGCCTGAGCAAGTCGCTGCAGGAGATCGGCAAGCAGATGTACCAGCAACAGGAGCAAGCCCAGCAGGCCGGTGCCGCGGGCCCCGGTGGAATGGGCGGCGGCATGGGCGGCGGCGCGAACCCTGGCGCGGGCGCCGGTGCCGAGGGCGGTGCTGACGACGCCGACGAGTACGTTGACGCCGACTTCGAAGACGTTGACGACGACGAATAG
- a CDS encoding DUF7520 family protein has protein sequence MPSRLRGRSLVVGLYVLIVSFAGFVGVLLGAFGPKDMRPVKLFGIIQLQPSPVDLAIFGMVTIGLFLGILLSLVVFVSERYDEAHPKG, from the coding sequence GTGCCATCTCGACTTCGCGGTCGCTCGCTCGTGGTCGGCCTGTACGTCCTCATCGTGTCGTTCGCGGGGTTCGTGGGCGTCCTCCTCGGAGCGTTCGGTCCGAAGGACATGCGCCCCGTCAAACTGTTCGGCATCATCCAGTTACAGCCGTCGCCGGTTGACCTCGCTATCTTCGGAATGGTGACCATCGGCCTGTTCCTCGGCATCTTGCTCTCGCTGGTCGTGTTCGTCTCCGAGCGATACGATGAGGCGCACCCCAAGGGATAA